The Candidatus Uhrbacteria bacterium genome has a segment encoding these proteins:
- a CDS encoding helix-turn-helix transcriptional regulator has product MDSEAIICALAKTLRFNELQTEAGGVNPTTLSDRLSDLERLGIITKTIYSEVPPRTEYNLTQKGKDLLPVLKHMAVWGEKYFGKC; this is encoded by the coding sequence ATGGACTCCGAGGCTATTATTTGCGCTCTCGCTAAAACCCTGCGTTTCAATGAATTACAAACGGAAGCCGGTGGCGTAAATCCAACCACCCTCTCCGACCGGCTCTCCGACCTGGAACGACTCGGCATTATCACTAAAACAATCTATTCTGAGGTCCCTCCGCGTACGGAATACAATCTGACCCAAAAAGGAAAAGACCTGCTCCCCGTCCTCAAGCACATGGCTGTCTGGGGCGAAAAATATTTTGGAAAGTGCTGA
- a CDS encoding NAD(P)H-dependent oxidoreductase, with the protein MNGQEIIKAMNWRFATQVFDASKKVSDEDLKTILEAARLTPSSFGIEAWKFLVIENPELRGKIREAAWGQPKVTEASHLIVIARRTDVREHITDELLARTSKAQGVGLEALDGLKQMVNGNMAGRSDAEIDAWTKSQAYIALGVMIETASLLEVDNGPMEGFDPAKVDEILGLKAKNLTSTLLLALGYRDEHAPVRPKSRRSMEEVVEFIK; encoded by the coding sequence ATGAATGGTCAAGAAATCATTAAAGCGATGAACTGGCGTTTTGCTACCCAAGTATTCGATGCTTCAAAAAAGGTTTCCGATGAAGACTTGAAAACGATCCTCGAGGCCGCTCGATTGACTCCGAGTTCATTTGGTATCGAGGCTTGGAAATTTCTTGTTATCGAGAATCCGGAATTACGAGGAAAAATCCGCGAGGCAGCTTGGGGTCAGCCCAAAGTTACGGAAGCATCGCATTTGATTGTGATCGCACGTCGTACGGATGTTCGCGAGCACATTACGGATGAATTGCTCGCTCGCACCTCAAAGGCGCAGGGTGTCGGTCTTGAGGCTTTGGATGGTTTAAAGCAGATGGTGAATGGAAATATGGCAGGCCGATCAGATGCGGAGATTGATGCATGGACCAAGAGTCAGGCGTATATCGCGCTCGGGGTAATGATCGAGACAGCTTCATTGCTTGAAGTCGATAACGGACCGATGGAAGGTTTTGATCCGGCAAAAGTTGATGAGATACTCGGCTTAAAGGCTAAGAATCTTACCTCGACCTTGCTGCTTGCTCTTGGATATCGCGATGAACATGCTCCCGTGCGTCCCAAGTCCCGCCGTTCGATGGAAGAGGTGGTTGAATTCATCAAATAA
- a CDS encoding DUF1993 domain-containing protein → MQPMYAFSVPVFQKMLKTALNLLDKAEAHVKTNGGTEADLLEARLAPDMFPFVKQVQIVCDNAKGASSRLAGVENPSHPDTETTIAELKARVEKTMAFLDTLKEEQFADAADRKIVLPYYPDKHLLGMDYLQSQALQNFFFHVNMMYAILRMKGVQIGKADYIVDVPWQAGA, encoded by the coding sequence ATGCAACCAATGTACGCATTTAGCGTTCCTGTTTTTCAAAAGATGTTGAAGACGGCGTTGAATCTTTTGGATAAGGCCGAGGCGCATGTAAAGACGAATGGGGGAACGGAAGCGGATTTGTTGGAAGCTCGATTGGCGCCGGATATGTTTCCATTTGTGAAACAGGTGCAAATTGTTTGTGACAATGCCAAAGGTGCATCATCGCGTCTCGCGGGAGTGGAGAATCCATCTCATCCAGACACGGAGACGACGATTGCGGAATTGAAGGCGCGCGTAGAAAAGACGATGGCGTTTCTCGATACATTGAAAGAAGAGCAGTTTGCGGACGCGGCTGATCGAAAGATCGTGCTGCCGTATTATCCTGACAAGCATCTCCTTGGAATGGATTATTTGCAGAGCCAAGCACTTCAGAATTTCTTTTTTCACGTCAACATGATGTACGCGATCTTGCGTATGAAGGGCGTGCAGATTGGAAAAGCGGACTATATTGTTGATGTTCCGTGGCAGGCTGGTGCGTAA
- a CDS encoding MerR family transcriptional regulator, protein MPYTVNQLAKLASISVRTLHHYDQVGLLKPALLRKNGYREYGETELLKLQQILFFRELDFPLEDIKRIMSSPSFDTRQALLDHRNMIELKKKRLSGLIKAIDKTLIQLEKETYGRARLEGDV, encoded by the coding sequence ATGCCATATACGGTTAATCAATTAGCGAAGCTCGCCAGTATCAGCGTGCGCACGCTGCATCACTACGACCAAGTCGGGTTGCTTAAGCCTGCCCTGCTTCGCAAAAATGGTTATCGTGAATATGGGGAGACGGAGCTGCTTAAGCTTCAGCAAATTCTGTTCTTTCGCGAGTTGGATTTTCCGTTGGAGGATATTAAACGGATTATGTCCTCGCCGAGTTTTGATACACGGCAGGCGCTGCTGGATCATCGGAATATGATCGAGCTGAAAAAGAAACGTCTTTCCGGATTAATCAAAGCGATCGATAAAACATTAATTCAACTAGAAAAAGAAACCTATGGACGAGCAAGACTTGAAGGAGACGTATGA
- a CDS encoding TipAS antibiotic-recognition domain-containing protein has protein sequence MDEQDLKETYDTFGEDTVKEYADEVKQRWGNTEAYKQSMERYSKMTKADMEEYKKGADIFMKKAAEVSEKGALSPEFQEMIDQHFKSLSAWYEPNFEMYRGLAKMYVEDPWFEAYYEKYKPGLAKVFSEGMIHYADKNEPNK, from the coding sequence ATGGACGAGCAAGACTTGAAGGAGACGTATGACACTTTTGGTGAAGATACCGTCAAGGAGTACGCCGATGAGGTGAAGCAGCGTTGGGGGAATACGGAAGCGTACAAGCAGTCGATGGAGCGCTATAGCAAAATGACTAAGGCGGACATGGAGGAATATAAGAAAGGTGCGGACATCTTCATGAAGAAGGCGGCGGAAGTCTCTGAAAAGGGTGCGCTTAGCCCGGAGTTTCAAGAGATGATTGACCAACACTTCAAATCGTTAAGCGCTTGGTATGAGCCGAACTTTGAGATGTATCGTGGATTGGCCAAGATGTATGTAGAGGATCCGTGGTTTGAGGCTTATTATGAGAAGTATAAGCCGGGGTTGGCGAAAGTGTTTAGTGAGGGGATGATCCATTACGCGGATAAGAATGAGCCGAATAAGTAA